One Archocentrus centrarchus isolate MPI-CPG fArcCen1 chromosome 14, fArcCen1, whole genome shotgun sequence DNA window includes the following coding sequences:
- the rnf121 gene encoding E3 ubiquitin ligase RNF121 isoform X1, whose product MAGVFEVEVDGVEHDHGLEHHNEPNQFDVSKLSPEEKWRVEHARMHAKHKGHEAMHAEMVLILIVTLVVAQLVLVQWKQRHPKSYNLVTLFQMWVVPLYFTTKLHWWRFLTTWFVFSVITAYISYRATRKPLACTTPRLVYKWFLLLYKISYATGIVGYTVVMFTLFGINLIFRIKPEDAMDFGVSLLFYGLYYGVLGRDFAEMCADFMASTIGYYSASGMPTKHLSDNICAVCGQPILVDVSEEGIIENTYRLSCNHVFHEFCIRGWCIVGKKQMCPYCKEKVDLKRMFSNPWERPHVMYGQLLDWLRYLVAWQPVIIGFVQGINYILGLE is encoded by the exons ATGGCTGGGGTGTTTGAGGTGGAGGTTGATGGTGTAGAGCACGACCATGGACTGGAGCATCACAATGAACCGAACCAG tTTGACGTGTCCAAGCTTTCACCAGAAGAGAAGTGGAG GGTGGAACATGCAAGAATGCATGCCAAACACAAAGGCCACGAGGCCATGCACGCAGAGATGGTGCTGATCCTCATTGTCACCCTGGTCGTCGCCCAGCTAGTTCTCGTGCAATGGAAACAGAGACATCCAAAGTCATACAAT TTGGTGACTCTGTTCCAGATGTGGGTAGTTCCTCTCTACTTTACTACCAAACTTCACTGGTGGAGGTTCCTGACCACATGGTTTGTCTTCTCTGTCATCACAGCATACATTTCCTACCGTGCTACTCGCAAGCCTCTGGCCTGCACCACACCAAG GTTGGTGTATAAGTGGTTCCTCCTCCTGTATAAAATCAGCTACGCCACAGGAATAGTTGGCTACACTGTCGTCATGTTTACACTTTTTGGTATTAACCTAATATTCAG GATAAAGCCAGAGGATGCCATGGACTTTGGTGTCTCACTTCTCTTCTATGGCCTGTACTACGGGGTCCTGGGAAGGGACTTTGCAGAGATGTGTGCAGACTTCATGGCTTCAACCATTGGG tattACAGTGCATCTGGCATGCCAACCAAGCACCTCTCCGataacatctgtgctgtgtgcGGTCAGCCCATCCTTGTAGATGTTAGTGAGGAGGGGATTATTGAGAACACATATCGATTATCCTGCAACCATGT GTTCCACGAATTCTGCATAAGAGGATGGTGTATCGTCGGAAAGAAGCAGATGTGCCCATACTGCAAAGAGAAGGTGGATCTGAAGAGGATGTTCAGCAACCC CTGGGAAAGGCCGCATGTGATGTATGGACAACTTTTAGACTGGCTTCGGTACTTGGTGGCCTGGCAGCCTGTTATTATTGGTTTTGTGCAGGGTATCAACTACATCCTGGGTCTGGAGTAG
- the rnf121 gene encoding E3 ubiquitin ligase RNF121 isoform X2 has product MHAKHKGHEAMHAEMVLILIVTLVVAQLVLVQWKQRHPKSYNLVTLFQMWVVPLYFTTKLHWWRFLTTWFVFSVITAYISYRATRKPLACTTPRLVYKWFLLLYKISYATGIVGYTVVMFTLFGINLIFRIKPEDAMDFGVSLLFYGLYYGVLGRDFAEMCADFMASTIGYYSASGMPTKHLSDNICAVCGQPILVDVSEEGIIENTYRLSCNHVFHEFCIRGWCIVGKKQMCPYCKEKVDLKRMFSNPWERPHVMYGQLLDWLRYLVAWQPVIIGFVQGINYILGLE; this is encoded by the exons ATGCATGCCAAACACAAAGGCCACGAGGCCATGCACGCAGAGATGGTGCTGATCCTCATTGTCACCCTGGTCGTCGCCCAGCTAGTTCTCGTGCAATGGAAACAGAGACATCCAAAGTCATACAAT TTGGTGACTCTGTTCCAGATGTGGGTAGTTCCTCTCTACTTTACTACCAAACTTCACTGGTGGAGGTTCCTGACCACATGGTTTGTCTTCTCTGTCATCACAGCATACATTTCCTACCGTGCTACTCGCAAGCCTCTGGCCTGCACCACACCAAG GTTGGTGTATAAGTGGTTCCTCCTCCTGTATAAAATCAGCTACGCCACAGGAATAGTTGGCTACACTGTCGTCATGTTTACACTTTTTGGTATTAACCTAATATTCAG GATAAAGCCAGAGGATGCCATGGACTTTGGTGTCTCACTTCTCTTCTATGGCCTGTACTACGGGGTCCTGGGAAGGGACTTTGCAGAGATGTGTGCAGACTTCATGGCTTCAACCATTGGG tattACAGTGCATCTGGCATGCCAACCAAGCACCTCTCCGataacatctgtgctgtgtgcGGTCAGCCCATCCTTGTAGATGTTAGTGAGGAGGGGATTATTGAGAACACATATCGATTATCCTGCAACCATGT GTTCCACGAATTCTGCATAAGAGGATGGTGTATCGTCGGAAAGAAGCAGATGTGCCCATACTGCAAAGAGAAGGTGGATCTGAAGAGGATGTTCAGCAACCC CTGGGAAAGGCCGCATGTGATGTATGGACAACTTTTAGACTGGCTTCGGTACTTGGTGGCCTGGCAGCCTGTTATTATTGGTTTTGTGCAGGGTATCAACTACATCCTGGGTCTGGAGTAG